From the Mycobacterium noviomagense genome, the window GCTCGGCCAACCATGCCGGCACCATCGAGTCGGTTGCTATGAAGATCCGCCGCACCCACGGCGCGAACATGTTCACCGACCTAAGGGCGTACTTCAACTCATCGATCTGGCGAAAGCGAGCTTCGGCCTCGTCACCTTCACCGACCACATGCTGCGACATCTGGGCCGCCCGGCGTGCCCGGAACTCCGGATCGCCACCGTCGACCCACGAGAACACCATGTCGATGTCGAACGTCACGTCACTCGTATGCGGGACGAACATTCCCGCGATCGTCGGCCACTTATACCCGTAAAGCTTTACGGTTGCCGGTGCCAATTCTTCGCGCGGCAGCACCGCACGGGTCAGCGAGTTCTCCACCGGAGCGCGGACCGCGGTCTTCTCGAATTCCCAGAATTGCAGCTCCACACCGAATCTGGGGCCGTACCGGAAACCGCCTGGCGCGATCCGCCGCCGATACAACCGCACGATGCGCGGATCAGACGATGTGGATAGCCCGTCCTCGGCCACCAAGACGGGCGAAAGCCCAGGCGCATCAACGGTTTTAGCGTACATCGGCTCTGCGGCGCATGCGGTAATCAACTCGCGCTCGACCGCTGGACGCAGCTCGATGGCGATCGCGAGGACCGGGCGGTTTTTGTGGTCGCGGATCAGCAAGAACGGAATGTCGCCCTTTGTGAGAACTTTCCGCAGAAAGACAAGGTCCTCGATTTGCGCCTCATGCGGGGTCAGGCTCGACTCCAGCCGAGCGATCTTTCCGCGTTTGGTGACAATGAGCGGCTTGTCGACGCGCCGGTTGGACCGAACCCCGTCGCGCGAGGCGTTCTTGGTCATCGCAACGCCGCCTCCGTTGCGGATAAAGTCGGCAAATAGCCACCCGAAAGGTACGCCGGTAAATTCTATTGCCGGCAGCGGTTTTCAACGTTTTCGGATCGGTGAACTTTAGTCGTCCGGAAACTTTCGGTCAGGCGCTGCAAACCATGCGCCAAACCCCGAACGGCCCGACGGTCGGGAATACACCGGCCCGCGGTCGCAGTTGCCGGTCGATGGTGGTGGCACCATGGTCGACGACCAACCTAACTCGCGATCGAGGCACTCGAACACGAGGCAGAACGGAGAAGGACGAAATGGAGACCTGGGATGCGATCTGTGCCCGGCGCAATGTACGCCAGTACCGGCCGGAGCCGGTTTCCGAAGCCGACCTGAACCGCATCGCCGAGGCCGGATGGCGGGCACCGTCGGCGAAAAACCGCCAGGCATGGGACTTCGTGATCGTCACCGACCGCGGGCAGCTGCAGGATTTGTCCACCGTGTGGCAGGGCGCCGGTCATATCGCCTCGGCTGCGGCCGCGATCGCGTTGGTCATCCCGGAACCGCCCAGCGAACGCCGCAAGGTCACCGACCAGTACGACATCGGTCAGGCGACGATGGCGATGATGCTCGCGGCCACGGACCTCGGGATCGGCACGGGGCATTCCTCGGTGGGAGACCAGGAACGAGCACGCCAGATTCTGGGTGTGCCCGACGACTATCTGGTGGCGTACCTGCTCGGTATCGGATATCCCGCCGATCGCCCGCTCACCCCGATCCGCAAACCGAAGCGGCGGCCGTTCGAAGAGGTCGTCCACCACGGACATTGGTGACCTCATGGCCTCGAGCGCAGCCGCCGCGCGCAAAGGCGAGTACGGAATCGACGGGGCATTCCACACCCTGTCCGCCCCCGTGCAGGGCGTCGGTATCGCGGTCGAATCCGCCGGCCTGCTGCTGTGGGCCGGCGTCAGTCTTGCCCGCGGTAGACGGGCAGTCGCTGCGCTGGCCGGGGCGTCTGGTGTCACGATGATCGCGAACACTGCGCTGTACCTGCACGCGACCCGGGTGGGCAAGTTCGCGGTGTGGGACGAGATCCTCGACCAGCTGCGCCTCCGCGGCGATGAAACGCTGCTCGATCTGGGGTGCGGACGCGGCGCGGTGCTGCTGGCCGCGGCCAAGCGGCTGCCGTGCGGACATGCGATCGGCATCGACCTGTGGCGCGCCGACCAGACCGACAACTCGCCGACGGCCACGATGATCAATGCGGAGCTGGAGAACGTCGCCGACCGCGTCGAGGTGCGCACCGCCGACATGACCGCGCTGCCGTTCGCCGACGAAAGCTTCGACGTGGTCGTGAGTAGCCTTGCCATCCATAACATTTCGAGCCGCGACGGCCGCCGTCTTGCTCTGATGGAGGCGGTCCGGGTGCTGCGTCCGGGCGGCCGGCTGGCTATTGCGGACCTATGGGAAACCCGCCAGCATGCCCGGCAGTTGCGCGAACTCGGGTGGGGCGACGTGCAGCGGCGCAACCTCGGATGGCGCATGTGGTACGGCGGACCGTGGGCGGCGACACGGTTGGTGACGGCGACCAAGCCGGCGTGAGCCGCCGACGGTGCCATGCTGGGTCCATGACCAGAAATGAGATCACCGAACAGATCGTGGTCGCCCGCTTGGAAAAAGGCCTGTCCTGGCAGGAGCTGGCCGACGCCATCGGCAGGCCGGTCGTGTGGACCACGTCGGCGCTGCTGGGCCAGCATCCGATTCCGGTCGAGCTGGCCAAGGTGCTCGTCGAAATGCTGGGCCTCGACGAGTCGGTGGTGCCGGTGCTGGCGGCCGCGCCGATGCGCGGCGGGCTGCCCACGACGGTACCGACCGACCCGACCATCTACCGCTTCTACGAAGCCCTGCAGGTGTACGGGCTGGCGATAAAGGAATTGATCCACGAGCAGTTCGGCGACGGGATCATGAGCGCCATCAACTTCAGCGTCGACCTGCAGAAGAAGCCACATCCGTCAGGTGATCGTGTCGTGGTGACGTTCGACGGGAAATTCTTGCCCTACGAATGGGTATCCGCCAAACGTTGATGCACGGCACTCGGGAAGGCAGCCATGGCAAACGATCGGTCGAGGGGCCAGCAGCCAAAAGAGGTCGACCTCGTCCTCTCCGGCGGCGGGGTCAAATTCATCGGACTGGTAGGAGCCGTCGTCGCCCTCATGGACGCCGGATATTCGGTCCAGCGGGTGTCCGGGGTGTCGGCCGGCTCGGTGGTCGGGGCGATCTTGGCGGCCGCGTCCAAGGGCGACCAGCTGACCAGCGAGGAGGTCAAGGAGCTTGCGCTGTCGGTGCCGCTGCGCAAATGGCGCGACGCCGGGCCCGTTCCGATCGTCGGTCCGGCGTGGGGGATGCTGTCGGGCAGCGGCCTTTACCGGGGCGACTTCGCCTACAACTGGATTCGCGGCGAGCTGAAGAACCTCGGCGTCACCACGTTCGGCGACCTGGCTTTCGATGACGAATACATACTCAAGGAGCGCCGCTACAAGCTGGCGGTCACCGTCGCCGACCTGACCACAAGCCAGCTGGTCCGGCTGCCGTGGGATTACCAGCGTGTGTACGGGCTGGACCCCGACGAGCAGCTGGTGGCCGATGCGGTTCGCGCCTCGATGGCCATTCCGTTCTTCTACCAACCGGTCAAATTGACCAGCGCCGAGGGCCGAACCTCCACCCTGGTGGACGGTGGCATGCTGTCGAACTTTCCGATCGATTCCTTCGACCGGCCCGACCGCAAACGGCCGCGCTGGCCGACCATCGGAATCACCGTGATCCCGACGCTGACCGGTGGCATTCACAAGGTGGTCCCGGCGTTGCGCCCGCTGCGTCTACTGGGGCCGCCGTCACTGTTGGAAAGCCTGATCACCACCTTGCTGGTCGGTCACGACCAGGCGTACCTCAACCTGCCCTGGGTCCGCGCTCGTGCAATCGAGGTACCGACATCGGATGTCGGAATTTTCGACTTCAATGTCTCCCGGGCCAGCCTTGAAGCGCTGTACGACAACGGCTATGAGGCAGGACAGCGGTTTCTGTCGACATGGAACTGGCCTGCGTACCTCGACCGCTTCCGCTCACCTGGCGACCGCTCCAGTGTTGCCGCTGAGGTGAAGTGACGCAGTGACGCGCGGGTGCCACACTTGCCCGCGGGAGGAGGCGAGGGCTTAGTTGGTCAGCACTTGCGGCGACAGCTCTTTGAGCATCGCGTTGGCCCAGCGCATTTGACGCAGCGTTTCTGGGTGGCAGCGCTTGGTCAGGCTCAACAGTTCCTCGTCCTTGGTGGCCTGGGCGACTTGACCCAGTAGTTCCCAATCCACCGACACCGCTGCGGCCAGCTTGTGGATGCGCCGCAGGTCGGCGACCAGCAGCAGACCCGGTTCGGGGCGGTGGCGCAGCATGCCGCTGGTGCGGGTCTGCAGAAACCCGGTGGCCGCGCCGGTCCGCGGGCGCGCCGTCAGCCGCAGACCGTAGTGGTGGCCATGCTCGGCCAGTTCGCGCACGTGCTCCTGCGACCAGCCGGCCAAGTCGCGCGCCAGGTGATAGATCTCCTGGTCGCTGTGGTGCCGTGTGGCCACCACGTTGAGCTCGTGAGCCAGTTTGCGTTCGGAGCGATGCAGCTCGCGAAGCGCCAGTTTGATTTTCATGACTGACCTCCGGTTGCCGTGAGTTCAGCCGCCGTGGCCGCTGGTCCTCCCGCCGTGCTGGGCACGTGGCCGTTGACCGGAGCGGATGCGGTGGTGGTCGGCGCGCGGTCGACGACGCCGTTGCCGCGGCGGAAGCGGCGCCGGCGGCGCAGTTGTGCGGCGGCCGTCTTGAAGATCGGTTGCTTGGACGCCGGATCCCAGTCGGTGAGCGTGAGTTCGTTACCGGCGCGATGATGGCCTCGGTCGCCGTCGGTGTCCCAGTAGCCGTAGTGGAACGGCAGGAACAGCACGCCGTCGCGGATGCCGCAGATCCGGGCCGCGCACGTGACGCTGCCCCGCGGCGTGCTCACCTCGACCGCGTCGCCTTCGGCGATTCCGAGACGATCGGCGTCGCGCTCGGAGACCTCCACCCACACTTCGGGCGCGGCGTCTTGAAGTTGCGGTGCCCGAGCCGTTTTGGTGCGGGTGTGGAAGTGATACAGGGTGCGCCCGGTGACCAGAGCGAACGGGTAATCGGAACTGGGCACCTCGTGCGGCGGCAGGTATTGGGCCGCCTTGATGATCGCCTTGCCGTAGGGGTTCATGGCCCGGTATTCATCGGGCTCCATCGGCGCTCCGGTCACCAGGTCTCGGGTGAACGTTTCGCAGTAATCGGGGTGCGCCCAGAATTTGCCGTCGGTGTACAGCCGTTCGGTGCCATCGGGATGCTCTGCGTTGCAAGGCCATTGGATTCCGCTGCTGCCGCGCAGCTTCTCATAGCTCAGGCCGGTGTAGTCGCAGGGGCGGCCTTCGCTGCACTTCTTCCACGCCTCGAACGCCGACTCCGGATCGGTCCACGCCGGCAGCGGCTGGCCGTCCTTGTCGCGGAAGTCCATCCGTCGGGCGTAGTCGAGGAAGATGTCGAGATCGCTACGCGCCGAACCCGGTGGCTCGACGGCTTTTTCGGACAGGTGCACCGTGCGGTCGGCGTTGGTGAAGGCGCCGGTCTTCTCGGCCCACGCCGCAGCGGGCAGCACCACGTCGGCCAGCTCCGCGGTCTCCGTCATGAAAATGTCCTGCACCACCAAGAACAGCCGCTCCTGGGACAGGATGTCGCGGATCCGCGCCAGCTCCGGCAATGACACCGCGGGATTGGTTCCGGTCACCCACAGCATCTGCAGCGTGCCTTCTTCGGCGAAGCGGAACATCTGCATGGCGTGCGTCGGCGGTCCATAATGCGGAATCTGGTGCGGCTCAACGTTCCACACCCGCGCCAAATCGGTGACGTGGTCGTCGTTGGCCCAGTTGCGAAAGCCGGGCAGGTCCCCGTCGGCGCCGCATTCCCGGGTGTTCTCCGCGGTGGGCTGTCCGTTCATCTGCAGCACACCGCAGCCGGGCTTGCCGAGCATGCCCCGGATCAGGTGGATGTTGTTGACCTGCACGCTGGCCGCGGTGGCTTGGTGCGACTGGTAAAAGCCTTGCAGCACAGTCGACAACAACCGCTCGGCGGTGCCGATCACCTGCGCTGCACGTCGGATGTCGTCGGCGTCGACACCGCAGATCTCGGCGGCTCGCTCCGGCGGGTACTCGTCGACTCGTTTGCGCAGCTCCTCGAAACCGATTGTATGCGTGTCGATGTAGTCGTGGTCGACCCAGTCGTGGGCGATGATCTCGTGCAAGATTCCGTTCATCAGCGCCACATTGGTTCCTGGCAGCGGCGCCAAATGCACGGTGGCCTGCCGGGCTACCGGGGTAAGCCGCGGATCGACGCACACGATCGCGGGCGGCTGATCGCCGGCCAGCCGGTCCAGCATGCGTGCCCACAGCACCGTCTGGGTTTCGGCGACGTTGTGGCCGAACAGCGCGATCACGTCGGCGTGGTCGACATCGGTGTAGGACCCGGGCTGGCCGTCGCAGGCGAACGACTCTTTGAGCGCCGCAGCAGCCGTTGCCGTGCACAGCCGGGTGTTGCCGTCGAGGTGGTTGGTGCCGATCGCGCCGCGGGCGATGACGGTCTGGGTGTAGTACTCCTCCAGGAACAGCTGCCCGGTGGTGTAGAAACCGATCGCGCTGGGGCCATGGCTGGCAAGCAGTTCCCGGCTGCGCGCCACGATCCGGTCCATGGCCGTGTCCCAGTCGGCCGGCTGCAACTTCCCTTTGATGCGGACCAGCGGGGTGGTGAGCCGATCAGCGGATGCGTTGGCCTGCCAGCCGAAGAGATCTTTGGGGTCCAGTCGCCCGTGGTTGACCCGGTCGTTACCGCGACCGCGGACTCCGGCGATCCGTCCGTCTTTGACCGCGATGTCCAATCCGTCGCCGTTGGAGTGCAACACGGCCGCCGACTGCACCCACCGGTCCACAGCCTCCGGAGTGATCCCGTCGGCGAGGTAGCAGTCGATCCGCTGCGGCCACGTTGTGCCCGGTGCGTAAGGGGTGCGCGAGCCCCAGGGTTCCGCGATCCGGTCTATTGCCCCCACGCGGGGATGCGTACCCCTACCTGGGCATTCGAAACCTTGGGCGGTTTACCGCCCGAACTCGGCTGCCATTCCGTCGATCCCGGCCCGAATGCCTTGCAGCGCCTCGGCGCGTGTCCGCAACTTGCTCGCGGCGTGGGCCCGCTGGCTAAGTGTCGCAAATTCGCGGGCGGCTTCCTCGGCGCGGGAGCGCACCACGTCGGGCAGCACGATTTCGTCGAGCCAGCCGGCCGCGATCGCGGTCTCCCCGAAGAACGTCTTGGCCAGGCCGACCGCCTGCTGATACGCCGACGGCGTCAGCCGAAGCTTCATGATCTCCAGCGCCGGGTACGGAATCGTCATCCCGATCGCGACTTCGTTGGCCTGAATGTTGTACGCCGGCGCGGCGATTCGATGGTCTCCGCTGGACAGCAGGAATGCGCCCATCGCGATCGCGTGCCCGGTACACGCCATCACCACCGGCTTGGGGTACGACAACAGCCGGTGGGCCAGCTCGAAGCCGCCCTTGAGCATGTCGAGAGCCGGCTCCACCTGCCCGGAGGTCAAGATCTTCAGGTCGAATCCGCCGCTGAAAACCCGATCATTGCCCGAGATCACAACAGCGCCAGCGTCGTCGCGGTCGGCGTTGTCGAGCGCTTCATTGAGGGCCTGCTGCATAGTCGGGCCCAGCGCGTTGACCTTGCCGTCGTCCATCTTGATGACCGCGATCGGGTCGTCGTAGTGATAGCTGACCATGCTGCTCATCTAGACCCGCTGGCCGTGGTGCTTGCCCAATTCCTGTTCCGCCTCGCCCCACCGCAGGCTGACATCGGTGGGCTCCTCGAGCTGTCGCGTGCGCCACCGATCCTGGGTCTCGCGCGCCGCGCGGTTGATGCGCTCGATCTCGCTGCGGAACACGTCGGGGCGGGTTTCCTTGCTCGCGTAGTGGAAGTAGGTCAGCAGTCCGCGCAGCAGCTCGAGCTTCTGCTTTTCCCGCTTGGCCAGGTCGTGGGTCGTCATCAACTCGATGCGCTGCACCGGCGGCAGGGCATCCCAGTCCAGCACCACATTGGTTTCCAGCGGTTGGCGCGGGCGGCGCCAAAACCGCCAGCCGCGCGGCTGCTCGGGGCGGTCGTAGTAGGTCACCGTGCCCGAAAAGCGGGACTCGATCGCGTCGCCCAGCTCGGCGCGGTCCAGCGCGGAGTCCCACACCATGCGCCATTCCTGGCCGGGCGCGAGCATCGGCAGTTCGCTGGGCAGTTGCAGCTCGACGACGTCGGCGTAGCCGTTGTGGGCGTTCTCGTACTCGGCGACGGTTGGGGGGTTGGTGAACGAAAACCGGATGTCGTAGGCCGCGGTCTTACCGAAGTTGCGCACCACGAGCTCGATCACATGCCAGTCGGCGGCATGCGGTTCCATGAACATGGCGATGTGCGGACGGGTCTGCTCCGCGGTCAACCGGTTGCGGCGCTGGATCAGGCGGTTGATGTCGACCAGCGCGACCACGCCGAGCAGCAATGCGGCCCACGCGGCCCACGCCAACCAGGTGCCCCAGCCCGCGTTGATGACGTCGTGCCAGCGGTCCTGGATCCATCCCGTCGAATCCACCCTCCGCTTATATCACAGCACCGGCTCATTCGCTGACGGGGAAGGAAAGGCTCTGGGGAGGCATTGCCGCAGGTAAATCCGGTGGGTTCAGCCGCCCATCAGCATTCGCCACTGCTCTAAATTCGAGGCGCGGTAGACGTAGTTGGAGCGTTTGACCTCCGACAGCGACGCACTCGGCTCGGCCGAATACCAATGGCCGGGAAACACGGTCGGATCGCCGGGAAGCTTGGCCAGTTGCTGCAGGCTGCGATACATCTCGTCGGAATCGCCGCCGGGAAAATCGGTGCGTCCGCAGCCTTCCAGGAACAACGTGTCGCCGGCGACCAGCCGGCCGTCGAGCAGGAAGCACTGACTGCCCGGCGTATGGCCGGGGGTGTGCAGCAGCTCGATCTCGATGTCGCCGATTTGCACCTTGTCGCCGTGGAAGTGCTCGGTCAGGTCGCTCATGCTGATCCCGGTGACACGCGAAACCCACAGCGCCTCATGGGTATTCACATGGACCGGCACGCTGGTGCGCTCCAGCAGCTCGGCCAGTCCCTTGAGTTGAAATCCCATCATGGTGCCGCCGACATGGTCGGGGTGGTGATGGGTGACCAGCACACCCGACAGGTGCATGCCGTCGGCCTCGAGCGCGTCGACCAGATCCCCGGCGGCGTAGGCCGGGTCGACTACCAGGCAGTCGCCGGTCTGTCGGTCGCCGATCAGGTAGGCGAAGTTGCGCATCTGCATCGCGAACATGTCACCGGGCGCGAAGTCGCGGCCGGAAAGCAATTGGCGGAAATAGAGCCGGTCGGTGTCTGGCACGTCTTCAAGATTAGGACTGGCCGGATGGTACGAGAAGTCGCCCCGGTTGTTTGCCACGAGGGCTGGTTGACTGCGGAATTACGTGGGTATCGTTTGAATATGGCGCTTCGGAAGTATGAGATCCAGATTGATGAGGACCTCCTCAACGAGGCAATACGCCGATATCACGTACACGGTCCCCGGGAAGCCGTCCACCTTGCATTGCGGACCCTCGTCCGCGGAACGGACGAGGAAGAGCTTTCGCTGGAAGAGGAAGACCCGTTCGGTCTTGGCGCGCTGCACCCGCAGCGATCCAGCGACACCTGACGACCTTCGCGAGTGGCTTCCTGCTGACTGGCCGACGTTGTCGCATCGGCGCCGGCTCATGGTTTGGCCGCGCTGCGGAGCAGGCTGTACCCTCTTTTAGGCCCGCAGCACGGTTAGGGCCCGCGCCCCCTTAGCTCAGTCGGCAGAGCGTTTCCATGGTAAGGAAAAGGTCAACGGTTCGATTCCGTTAGGGGGCTCGGCGGACGCCGAGCAGGCTGGCGGCCCAATAATGAAGGCAATGTGGCCCTGGGGCGATGTAGCTCAGTCGGTTAGAGCGAACGACTCATAATCGTTAGGTCGCCGGTTCGAGTCCGGCCATCGCTACAAGACAACAACGGACCTCCTGAAAGAGATACGACGTGGCCTCCAGCACTGACATCCGGCCGAAGATCACTTTGGCGTGCGAGGTGTGCAAGCACCGCAACTACATCACCAAGAAGAACCGGCGCAACGACCCCGACCGGATGGAGTTGAAGAAGTTCTGTCCGAACTGCGGAAAGCACCAGCCGCACCGCGAAACGCGGTAGCGCCAACCCTGAAACTGTCAGTACGCCTGAGCAGGTAGGTTCTAAAGCCGTGCCATTGACCGCAGACATCGTCGGGATGCATTTCCGCTACCCCGACCATTACGAGGTGGAGCGGGAAAAGATCCGCGAGTACGCAGCAGCCGTCAAACACGACGACCCAGCATTCTTCGAGGAAAAGGCTGCCGCTGAGCTCGGTTATGACGGGTTGCCCGCGCCGCTGACGTTCGTCTCGGTGTTCGGCTACCAAGCCCAATCGGCGTTCTTCGAGTACGCGAACATCGCCATACACGACGCCCAGATCGTCCAAGTTGACCAAATGGTGAAGTATGTGAAGCCGATCAAGGCGGGCGACAAGCTGCATTGTGATGTGTACGTCGATTCGGTGCGCAAGGCGCACGGCACCGACATCATCGTCACCAAGAACGTCTGCACCAACGACGCGGGGGAGATAGTGATGGAGACCTTCACGACCTTGGCGGGTCGTGCGGATGGAGAAGGAAAAGAGGGCTTTTCAGATGGCGCTGCGTGAGTTCAGCTCGGTGAAGGTGGGTGATCAGCTTCCAGAGAAGGTGTATCCGCTGACTCGCCAGGATC encodes:
- a CDS encoding stealth family protein, whose product is MTKNASRDGVRSNRRVDKPLIVTKRGKIARLESSLTPHEAQIEDLVFLRKVLTKGDIPFLLIRDHKNRPVLAIAIELRPAVERELITACAAEPMYAKTVDAPGLSPVLVAEDGLSTSSDPRIVRLYRRRIAPGGFRYGPRFGVELQFWEFEKTAVRAPVENSLTRAVLPREELAPATVKLYGYKWPTIAGMFVPHTSDVTFDIDMVFSWVDGGDPEFRARRAAQMSQHVVGEGDEAEARFRQIDELKYALRSVNMFAPWVRRIFIATDSMVPAWLAEHPKITIVRAEEHFSDPAALPTYNSHAVESRLHHIPELAEHFLYSNDDMFFGRPVKASMFFSPGGVTRFIEAKTRIGLGANDPTRSGFENAARVNRQLLFDRFGQLITRHLEHTAVPLRKSVLSEMEREFPEEFARTQASAFRSATDISVTNSFYHYYALMTGRAVQQEKARVLYVDTTTREGLNLLAALRKKRGYDFFCLNDGSFPEVSAAERTQRVTRFLERYFPIPAPWEKVTADLDQPGFSEPTTLTPSTGA
- a CDS encoding nitroreductase family protein — encoded protein: METWDAICARRNVRQYRPEPVSEADLNRIAEAGWRAPSAKNRQAWDFVIVTDRGQLQDLSTVWQGAGHIASAAAAIALVIPEPPSERRKVTDQYDIGQATMAMMLAATDLGIGTGHSSVGDQERARQILGVPDDYLVAYLLGIGYPADRPLTPIRKPKRRPFEEVVHHGHW
- a CDS encoding class I SAM-dependent methyltransferase — translated: MASSAAAARKGEYGIDGAFHTLSAPVQGVGIAVESAGLLLWAGVSLARGRRAVAALAGASGVTMIANTALYLHATRVGKFAVWDEILDQLRLRGDETLLDLGCGRGAVLLAAAKRLPCGHAIGIDLWRADQTDNSPTATMINAELENVADRVEVRTADMTALPFADESFDVVVSSLAIHNISSRDGRRLALMEAVRVLRPGGRLAIADLWETRQHARQLRELGWGDVQRRNLGWRMWYGGPWAATRLVTATKPA
- the cynS gene encoding cyanase — its product is MTRNEITEQIVVARLEKGLSWQELADAIGRPVVWTTSALLGQHPIPVELAKVLVEMLGLDESVVPVLAAAPMRGGLPTTVPTDPTIYRFYEALQVYGLAIKELIHEQFGDGIMSAINFSVDLQKKPHPSGDRVVVTFDGKFLPYEWVSAKR
- a CDS encoding patatin-like phospholipase family protein; translated protein: MANDRSRGQQPKEVDLVLSGGGVKFIGLVGAVVALMDAGYSVQRVSGVSAGSVVGAILAAASKGDQLTSEEVKELALSVPLRKWRDAGPVPIVGPAWGMLSGSGLYRGDFAYNWIRGELKNLGVTTFGDLAFDDEYILKERRYKLAVTVADLTTSQLVRLPWDYQRVYGLDPDEQLVADAVRASMAIPFFYQPVKLTSAEGRTSTLVDGGMLSNFPIDSFDRPDRKRPRWPTIGITVIPTLTGGIHKVVPALRPLRLLGPPSLLESLITTLLVGHDQAYLNLPWVRARAIEVPTSDVGIFDFNVSRASLEALYDNGYEAGQRFLSTWNWPAYLDRFRSPGDRSSVAAEVK
- a CDS encoding molybdopterin oxidoreductase family protein — its product is MGAIDRIAEPWGSRTPYAPGTTWPQRIDCYLADGITPEAVDRWVQSAAVLHSNGDGLDIAVKDGRIAGVRGRGNDRVNHGRLDPKDLFGWQANASADRLTTPLVRIKGKLQPADWDTAMDRIVARSRELLASHGPSAIGFYTTGQLFLEEYYTQTVIARGAIGTNHLDGNTRLCTATAAAALKESFACDGQPGSYTDVDHADVIALFGHNVAETQTVLWARMLDRLAGDQPPAIVCVDPRLTPVARQATVHLAPLPGTNVALMNGILHEIIAHDWVDHDYIDTHTIGFEELRKRVDEYPPERAAEICGVDADDIRRAAQVIGTAERLLSTVLQGFYQSHQATAASVQVNNIHLIRGMLGKPGCGVLQMNGQPTAENTRECGADGDLPGFRNWANDDHVTDLARVWNVEPHQIPHYGPPTHAMQMFRFAEEGTLQMLWVTGTNPAVSLPELARIRDILSQERLFLVVQDIFMTETAELADVVLPAAAWAEKTGAFTNADRTVHLSEKAVEPPGSARSDLDIFLDYARRMDFRDKDGQPLPAWTDPESAFEAWKKCSEGRPCDYTGLSYEKLRGSSGIQWPCNAEHPDGTERLYTDGKFWAHPDYCETFTRDLVTGAPMEPDEYRAMNPYGKAIIKAAQYLPPHEVPSSDYPFALVTGRTLYHFHTRTKTARAPQLQDAAPEVWVEVSERDADRLGIAEGDAVEVSTPRGSVTCAARICGIRDGVLFLPFHYGYWDTDGDRGHHRAGNELTLTDWDPASKQPIFKTAAAQLRRRRRFRRGNGVVDRAPTTTASAPVNGHVPSTAGGPAATAAELTATGGQS
- a CDS encoding crotonase/enoyl-CoA hydratase family protein, with protein sequence MSSMVSYHYDDPIAVIKMDDGKVNALGPTMQQALNEALDNADRDDAGAVVISGNDRVFSGGFDLKILTSGQVEPALDMLKGGFELAHRLLSYPKPVVMACTGHAIAMGAFLLSSGDHRIAAPAYNIQANEVAIGMTIPYPALEIMKLRLTPSAYQQAVGLAKTFFGETAIAAGWLDEIVLPDVVRSRAEEAAREFATLSQRAHAASKLRTRAEALQGIRAGIDGMAAEFGR
- a CDS encoding MBL fold metallo-hydrolase, which encodes MFAMQMRNFAYLIGDRQTGDCLVVDPAYAAGDLVDALEADGMHLSGVLVTHHHPDHVGGTMMGFQLKGLAELLERTSVPVHVNTHEALWVSRVTGISMSDLTEHFHGDKVQIGDIEIELLHTPGHTPGSQCFLLDGRLVAGDTLFLEGCGRTDFPGGDSDEMYRSLQQLAKLPGDPTVFPGHWYSAEPSASLSEVKRSNYVYRASNLEQWRMLMGG
- a CDS encoding type II toxin-antitoxin system VapB family antitoxin; this translates as MALRKYEIQIDEDLLNEAIRRYHVHGPREAVHLALRTLVRGTDEEELSLEEEDPFGLGALHPQRSSDT
- the rpmG gene encoding 50S ribosomal protein L33 → MASSTDIRPKITLACEVCKHRNYITKKNRRNDPDRMELKKFCPNCGKHQPHRETR
- the hadA gene encoding (3R)-hydroxyacyl-ACP dehydratase subunit HadA, encoding MPLTADIVGMHFRYPDHYEVEREKIREYAAAVKHDDPAFFEEKAAAELGYDGLPAPLTFVSVFGYQAQSAFFEYANIAIHDAQIVQVDQMVKYVKPIKAGDKLHCDVYVDSVRKAHGTDIIVTKNVCTNDAGEIVMETFTTLAGRADGEGKEGFSDGAA